The Halopseudomonas sabulinigri genome window below encodes:
- a CDS encoding iron transporter — translation MNKAVTNSTTRLWPATLARALLAVVGGYAFTYSVTAALARLLPGERIDAAISATLLSFLVYTGYVLWVYAVPLRRGLLSLLAIVPLVSIGFWPHLFSGAA, via the coding sequence ATGAACAAAGCGGTAACTAACTCCACAACCAGACTCTGGCCCGCCACGCTGGCGCGCGCTCTGCTGGCAGTAGTGGGCGGTTATGCCTTCACCTACAGCGTGACCGCCGCGCTGGCCCGTCTGCTACCGGGTGAGCGGATAGACGCGGCCATCAGCGCTACGCTGTTGTCCTTTCTGGTTTACACCGGCTATGTGCTCTGGGTTTATGCGGTGCCGCTGCGGCGCGGCCTGCTCAGTCTGCTGGCGATTGTGCCGTTGGTATCGATCGGCTTCTGGCCGCACCTGTTTTCAGGAGCGGCATAA
- a CDS encoding PepSY-associated TM helix domain-containing protein, whose amino-acid sequence MAKQASLTQSMSGLHTWAGLILGWLLFAIFLTGTLAVFDKELNWWMQPELRDSGLDQASAVQVAEDWLRAKHAGASAWNISLPTERGPSLSVSAGEQRRGQRTVVDPLSGEVVTPRETLGGNFFFHFHYTLHMPRSVGIWVVGFAAMAMLVTLISGIIIHKKIFKDFFTFRPAKGQRSWLDGHNASAVLLLPFHLMITYTGLAIFFLIYMPAAADALYGGDRQALFSELRGGGEQQERGVRPGEGGRAVRDQAPAASMLPLASFIERGEAYYGTGMLGSLSVTNPDRANARVEVRPVLGSRLELTKGESLSFNALTGEPLGTPTPTRATLLTQKVMAGLHFAQFGGYAMRWIYFICGLISCAMIASGLVLYTVKRRRQAKTQTTWLRQAEWLNVAVVSGVMLACTALLWGNRLLPVTLGERETWELRVFFGSWLLALLHARVRPPLPAWTEQLALTGLLLLALPLLDLLCTRESLDSLRLGVDAGAAALGATLLWASFRVASRPVVDTTTARRGNARAAARGVTP is encoded by the coding sequence ATGGCCAAGCAAGCTTCACTGACGCAATCGATGTCTGGCCTGCACACCTGGGCGGGGCTGATCCTCGGCTGGCTGCTGTTTGCCATCTTCCTCACCGGCACCCTGGCGGTATTCGACAAGGAGCTGAACTGGTGGATGCAGCCCGAGTTGCGTGACAGCGGGCTGGATCAGGCCAGCGCCGTGCAGGTGGCCGAAGACTGGCTGCGGGCGAAGCATGCCGGCGCCAGTGCCTGGAACATCAGCCTGCCGACCGAACGCGGCCCGTCCCTGAGTGTCTCGGCAGGGGAACAGCGGCGCGGTCAGCGCACGGTTGTTGACCCGCTCAGTGGCGAGGTCGTAACGCCGCGCGAGACGTTGGGTGGCAACTTCTTCTTCCACTTTCACTACACCCTGCACATGCCGCGCAGTGTCGGCATCTGGGTGGTTGGCTTTGCCGCCATGGCGATGCTGGTCACGCTCATCAGCGGCATCATCATCCACAAGAAAATCTTCAAGGATTTCTTTACCTTCCGCCCGGCCAAGGGGCAGCGCAGCTGGCTGGATGGTCACAACGCCAGCGCCGTATTGCTGCTGCCGTTTCATCTGATGATTACCTACACCGGGCTGGCAATCTTCTTTCTGATCTACATGCCGGCCGCGGCAGACGCGCTCTACGGCGGTGATCGGCAGGCGCTGTTCAGCGAGCTGCGCGGCGGGGGTGAGCAACAGGAGCGGGGCGTTCGGCCCGGTGAAGGTGGCCGCGCTGTACGTGACCAGGCGCCAGCCGCGAGCATGCTGCCGCTGGCGTCCTTTATCGAGCGCGGTGAAGCCTATTACGGCACCGGCATGTTGGGCTCGCTATCGGTCACTAACCCGGATCGCGCCAATGCCCGCGTAGAAGTGCGCCCCGTACTGGGCAGCCGGCTGGAGCTGACCAAGGGCGAGTCGCTGAGCTTCAATGCGCTGACCGGCGAGCCACTCGGTACACCCACGCCGACCCGGGCTACGCTGCTCACGCAGAAGGTCATGGCGGGGCTGCATTTTGCCCAGTTTGGTGGCTATGCCATGCGCTGGATCTACTTTATCTGCGGTCTGATCAGCTGCGCGATGATCGCCAGCGGGCTGGTGCTCTATACCGTAAAACGCCGCCGACAGGCGAAGACGCAAACCACCTGGCTGCGTCAGGCGGAGTGGCTGAACGTAGCGGTGGTCAGTGGCGTGATGCTGGCCTGTACCGCCCTGTTGTGGGGGAACCGCCTGCTGCCGGTGACCTTGGGTGAGCGCGAGACCTGGGAGCTGCGGGTGTTCTTTGGTAGCTGGCTGCTGGCGCTGCTGCATGCACGCGTGCGCCCGCCACTGCCGGCCTGGACCGAACAGCTGGCGCTGACAGGACTGTTGTTGCTGGCGTTGCCCTTGCTTGATCTGCTCTGCACGCGGGAATCGCTGGATAGCCTGCGCCTCGGCGTAGACGCCGGCGCGGCCGCCCTGGGGGCGACGCTGCTGTGGGCGAGCTTCCGCGTGGCCTCACGCCCGGTAGTGGATACCACCACGGCTCGGCGCGGCAATGCCCGGGCGGCGGCCAGGGGCGTCACGCCATGA
- a CDS encoding DUF3325 family protein, with product MSLSLLGLALALTYSGMLALCLAMERHWKQLAAGWPASWRRACRPLGCLLLLLACYLMRQLWPPAMAWVAWLGLMSLSGASLLFLLPYAPRLVLGLPLLAALLAGLSTLWS from the coding sequence ATGAGCCTGAGTCTGCTTGGCCTCGCCCTGGCGCTTACCTACAGCGGCATGCTCGCCTTATGTCTGGCCATGGAGCGGCACTGGAAGCAGCTTGCCGCCGGCTGGCCGGCCAGTTGGCGCCGTGCCTGTCGGCCACTGGGCTGTCTGTTGCTGTTGCTCGCCTGCTATCTGATGAGGCAGCTATGGCCGCCGGCCATGGCCTGGGTAGCCTGGCTAGGTTTGATGTCGCTGAGCGGCGCCAGCCTGCTGTTCCTGCTGCCCTACGCACCCCGCCTGGTGCTCGGGCTACCGCTGTTAGCCGCGCTGCTAGCGGGGTTGAGTACACTCTGGTCGTGA
- a CDS encoding TonB-dependent receptor produces MSPSLVFKRTALSLALSSVFVSALTQAQEVDEQTTDAVELPSMTVSASADASADGLPPAYAGGQVAAGSRVGILGNQDYMETPFTTTSYTQTLIQDQQAASIGDVLLNDPAVRVARGFGNFQQVYMVRGLPIFSDDISYNGLYGLLPRQYMGTEFVERVEVLRGANAFLNGAAPGGSGLGGAINIVPKRAPNEDLNEVTAGVRSGGQYYTAGDFGRRFADDRIGVRLNMARRDGDVAVDGESGELGLLALGADYRGDNLRISADLGYQNHEVDAGQPNITIGAGVPVPSAPDADKSVAQSWTYSNAEDTFGTLRAEYDFNDYVTGWLAGGVRTSEEEGNFANPTVINTAGDTNAYRFYNVREDEVVTGDMGLRFRFDTGPVSHQLTTSASTYEMKSANAWGASSFATREVLGNINNPFDSAQPAATAAGAGSLSDPEVTERTRTSSYAIADTLGFMDDRLLVTLGARQQNIATYSYAYADGSRTASYDDDAITPIAGVVYRVTPEVSAYANYIEGLVKGDVAPTTSGGAPVTNGGEALEPYVTRQAELGVKYDGGRLGGSLGVFQSRRPVAGVDASNTYGVVGKQRYRGLEFSAFGQATNDLTVLGGVSLLDTELNGNEGIGAPELQASVGLDYLVPGVDGLAFDGRMIYTSEQYIDAANTRDIPSWTRFDLGARYSMLINDAQELTLRARVENVANRDYWASAGGYPGSGYLTVGAPRTLVVSTTLDF; encoded by the coding sequence ATGAGTCCTTCCCTCGTGTTCAAGCGCACCGCGCTGTCGCTTGCCCTGTCTTCCGTGTTTGTCAGTGCGCTGACCCAGGCGCAGGAAGTCGATGAGCAAACCACTGATGCTGTCGAGCTGCCTTCCATGACCGTCAGCGCCAGCGCTGACGCCTCGGCCGATGGCCTGCCCCCGGCTTATGCTGGTGGCCAGGTGGCGGCGGGGTCGCGGGTGGGCATTCTGGGCAACCAGGACTACATGGAAACGCCCTTCACCACCACCAGTTACACGCAGACGCTGATTCAGGATCAGCAGGCTGCGAGTATTGGTGACGTGTTGTTGAACGACCCTGCGGTGCGGGTGGCGCGCGGCTTCGGTAACTTCCAGCAGGTGTATATGGTGCGCGGTCTGCCGATCTTCTCGGACGATATCAGCTATAACGGCCTTTACGGCCTGCTGCCACGCCAGTACATGGGCACCGAGTTTGTCGAGCGGGTTGAAGTGCTGCGCGGGGCCAATGCCTTTCTCAATGGTGCTGCGCCGGGTGGCAGCGGCTTGGGTGGGGCGATCAACATCGTGCCCAAGCGCGCACCCAACGAGGACTTGAACGAGGTTACTGCGGGCGTACGCTCCGGCGGTCAGTACTACACCGCCGGTGACTTTGGCCGCCGGTTCGCCGACGATCGCATCGGTGTGCGCCTGAATATGGCGCGTCGCGATGGCGATGTGGCAGTGGATGGCGAGTCCGGCGAGCTGGGTCTGTTGGCGCTGGGCGCCGATTATCGCGGCGACAACCTGCGCATTTCCGCCGACCTGGGTTATCAGAACCACGAGGTGGACGCTGGCCAGCCGAATATCACCATTGGTGCCGGCGTACCTGTGCCCTCCGCGCCTGACGCCGATAAAAGTGTGGCGCAGAGCTGGACCTACTCCAACGCCGAGGACACCTTTGGCACCCTGCGCGCTGAATACGACTTCAACGACTACGTGACCGGCTGGCTGGCCGGCGGTGTGCGCACCAGCGAGGAAGAGGGCAACTTCGCCAATCCGACCGTTATCAATACTGCGGGCGACACCAACGCCTACCGCTTCTACAACGTGCGCGAAGACGAGGTAGTCACCGGCGACATGGGGCTGCGGTTCCGTTTTGATACTGGCCCGGTCAGCCATCAGTTGACCACCTCGGCCTCGACCTACGAGATGAAATCAGCGAACGCGTGGGGCGCCTCCAGCTTCGCTACCCGCGAGGTGCTGGGCAATATCAATAACCCGTTCGACAGCGCACAGCCCGCCGCAACTGCGGCCGGCGCCGGCTCGCTCAGCGACCCGGAAGTCACCGAGCGGACCCGCACCAGCAGTTACGCCATCGCTGACACCCTGGGTTTCATGGATGATCGCCTGCTGGTCACGCTGGGCGCCCGTCAGCAGAACATCGCCACCTACAGCTACGCCTACGCAGATGGTTCACGTACCGCCTCTTACGATGATGATGCCATCACGCCGATTGCTGGCGTGGTCTATCGCGTCACCCCTGAAGTGTCTGCCTACGCCAACTACATCGAAGGCCTGGTCAAGGGCGATGTCGCGCCCACCACCTCTGGTGGTGCCCCGGTCACCAACGGCGGTGAGGCGCTGGAGCCCTACGTCACCCGCCAGGCCGAGCTGGGCGTGAAGTACGATGGTGGCCGTCTGGGCGGTAGCCTGGGCGTGTTCCAGAGCCGCAGGCCGGTAGCGGGTGTGGACGCTAGCAACACCTATGGCGTGGTTGGTAAGCAGCGTTACCGTGGTTTGGAATTCAGCGCCTTTGGTCAGGCCACCAATGACCTGACGGTACTGGGTGGTGTGAGCCTGCTCGACACCGAGCTGAACGGCAACGAAGGTATCGGCGCACCAGAATTGCAGGCCAGTGTCGGACTCGACTATCTGGTCCCCGGCGTCGACGGCCTGGCCTTTGACGGTCGCATGATCTACACCAGCGAGCAGTACATCGATGCCGCCAACACTCGTGATATTCCATCCTGGACGCGCTTCGATCTGGGTGCGCGTTACAGCATGCTGATCAATGACGCGCAGGAGCTGACGCTGCGTGCGCGGGTCGAGAACGTCGCCAATCGCGATTACTGGGCCTCGGCCGGTGGCTACCCCGGTTCCGGTTATCTGACGGTAGGCGCGCCGCGCACCCTGGTGGTGTCTACTACGCTGGATTTCTAA
- a CDS encoding NADH:flavin oxidoreductase/NADH oxidase, which translates to MSALFQPFSLKDITLRNRIAVPPMCQYSATDGLINDWHLANYTGMARGGAGLVIVEATAVAPEGRITPACAGIWNDQLADAFIPVVKAIKAHGSVPGIQIAHAGRKASANRPWEGDDHIANDDPRGWQTIAPSAVPFGAHLPKVPEAMTLQDIERVKADFVAAARRALAVGFEWLELHFAHGYLAQSFFSPHANQRTDAYGGNADNRGRFLRETLAAVREVWPEHLPLTIRFGVIEFDGNDEQTMAESIDLTRQFKAGGMDMMSVSMGFNIPTAKIPWGPAFMGPIAKRVRDEAGVPVSSAWGFGEPHIAEQAVQDGQLDLVMVGKAHLANPHWAYYAARELKIDKPSWTLPAPYAHWLERY; encoded by the coding sequence ATGTCTGCACTGTTTCAACCCTTCTCACTCAAAGATATCACCCTGCGCAACCGCATCGCTGTGCCGCCCATGTGCCAGTACTCGGCCACCGACGGGCTGATCAACGATTGGCACCTGGCCAACTACACCGGCATGGCCCGCGGTGGCGCCGGCCTAGTGATTGTTGAGGCGACCGCGGTCGCACCGGAGGGCCGAATTACGCCGGCCTGCGCTGGTATCTGGAACGATCAGCTCGCCGACGCATTCATTCCGGTAGTCAAGGCCATCAAGGCGCACGGCTCAGTGCCAGGCATCCAGATCGCCCACGCCGGCCGCAAGGCCAGCGCCAACCGCCCCTGGGAAGGAGACGACCACATCGCCAATGACGACCCACGCGGTTGGCAAACCATCGCGCCTTCTGCCGTGCCTTTCGGTGCGCATCTACCCAAGGTGCCGGAAGCGATGACGCTGCAGGATATTGAAAGGGTCAAGGCCGACTTCGTGGCTGCCGCACGCCGCGCCCTGGCGGTCGGCTTTGAATGGCTGGAGCTGCACTTCGCCCACGGCTATCTGGCGCAGAGTTTCTTCTCGCCACACGCCAACCAGCGCACTGATGCCTACGGCGGGAACGCCGATAACCGCGGACGTTTCCTGCGCGAAACCCTGGCTGCGGTACGTGAAGTTTGGCCGGAGCACCTGCCGCTGACCATCCGTTTCGGCGTGATCGAGTTCGACGGTAACGACGAGCAGACCATGGCCGAATCCATCGACCTGACTCGCCAATTCAAGGCCGGCGGTATGGATATGATGAGCGTGAGCATGGGCTTCAACATCCCGACCGCGAAGATTCCGTGGGGTCCTGCTTTTATGGGCCCGATTGCCAAGCGCGTGCGTGATGAAGCGGGTGTACCGGTGTCCTCGGCATGGGGCTTTGGCGAACCTCATATTGCCGAACAAGCCGTGCAGGACGGCCAGCTGGACCTGGTAATGGTCGGCAAGGCGCATCTGGCCAACCCGCATTGGGCCTATTACGCCGCTCGCGAGCTGAAGATCGACAAGCCATCGTGGACGCTGCCGGCGCCCTACGCGCACTGGCTTGAGCGTTACTGA
- a CDS encoding ArsR/SmtB family transcription factor, which yields MRPFKHPPISDFSLERVLYALSDPVRLEVVQRLSEVEEASCGELDGGRPKSSMSHHFRVLRDAGLVCTKGVGTTHMNSLRRRELDERFPGLLAAILAQHGRQQ from the coding sequence ATGCGACCTTTCAAACATCCCCCGATAAGTGACTTCAGCCTTGAGCGCGTGCTCTATGCGCTGAGCGACCCGGTGCGCCTGGAAGTGGTACAGCGTCTGTCTGAAGTGGAGGAGGCCAGCTGTGGCGAGCTGGATGGCGGCCGGCCCAAATCCAGCATGTCGCATCATTTTCGCGTGCTGCGCGATGCCGGGCTGGTGTGCACCAAGGGCGTTGGCACGACGCACATGAACTCGCTGCGCCGCCGTGAGCTGGATGAGCGTTTTCCTGGCCTGTTGGCGGCGATATTGGCGCAGCACGGGCGTCAGCAGTAG
- a CDS encoding restriction endonuclease, which produces MARIQRTALFSDLLILLGRLPWWINLVFALLSWLLLHPFASSALPVLGRVEAGGALTDSLFRQLARFAQYLLPLGFCTVALVALGYRVAQHRQMRSRPALAPAALLQSMQWPAFRLLLEQAFRSKGYRVLGNTLAGTDGSCDLLLQQAGERYLVHCRYWQARRLKVAPLREFFARVVSEGAAGGVVVTKGEFSAEARAFAAERQLELVDGTRLQRWVAVSRKRV; this is translated from the coding sequence ATGGCCCGTATTCAGCGCACCGCGCTCTTTTCCGATCTGCTGATCCTGCTTGGGCGCCTGCCCTGGTGGATCAATCTGGTATTTGCCCTGTTGAGCTGGCTGTTGCTTCACCCCTTTGCCAGTAGTGCGCTGCCAGTACTTGGCCGTGTAGAAGCCGGCGGCGCTCTCACCGACTCCCTGTTTCGCCAATTGGCTCGCTTCGCTCAGTACCTGTTGCCGCTCGGCTTTTGCACTGTGGCCTTGGTCGCGCTGGGCTATCGCGTGGCACAGCATCGGCAAATGCGCTCAAGGCCGGCGCTGGCGCCGGCGGCGCTGTTGCAGAGTATGCAGTGGCCGGCGTTCCGGCTGCTGCTGGAACAGGCCTTTCGCAGCAAGGGCTATCGCGTGCTCGGTAACACGCTGGCCGGCACCGACGGCAGTTGCGACCTGCTGTTGCAACAGGCCGGTGAGCGCTATCTGGTGCACTGCCGTTATTGGCAGGCCCGGCGGTTGAAAGTGGCGCCTCTGCGCGAATTCTTTGCCCGCGTGGTGAGTGAGGGGGCCGCCGGTGGTGTTGTGGTGACCAAGGGCGAGTTCAGCGCTGAGGCAAGGGCCTTTGCCGCCGAGCGACAGCTTGAACTGGTCGATGGCACTCGTTTGCAGCGCTGGGTAGCGGTCAGCCGCAAGCGGGTCTAG
- the modC gene encoding molybdenum ABC transporter ATP-binding protein yields the protein MHARFRLPLDSFTLDVDLELPARGVTALFGPSGSGKTSLLRCIAGLAQAPEGKLTLGDDCWQDSARKRFVPTHKRALGYVFQEASLFAHLSVQDNLRFGLKRIAAAGRRLQQQQAVALLGLEDLLQRMPQHLSGGERQRVGIARALLTSPRILLLDEPLSALDAPRKADILPYLERLHGELDIPILYVSHALDEVIRLADHLVLLDSGRALASGPLQAMLPRLDLPLAQGDDASVVIDGTAAEYDRDYQLLSLRLPHSDLRLRVAHQPIAYGQPLRLRVQARDVSLSLQQPQHSSILNLLPVRVMAVAAADNPAHLLVQLDMQGSALLARITRYSSDQLGLQPGQALWAQIKAVALLG from the coding sequence ATGCACGCGCGCTTTCGTCTGCCGCTGGACAGCTTCACGCTGGATGTCGACCTTGAGCTGCCGGCACGCGGCGTGACGGCACTATTCGGCCCCTCGGGGTCCGGCAAAACCAGCCTGCTGCGCTGTATTGCGGGGCTGGCCCAGGCGCCGGAAGGCAAACTGACGCTGGGTGACGACTGCTGGCAGGACAGCGCGCGCAAGCGGTTTGTGCCAACCCACAAGCGCGCTCTCGGCTACGTCTTTCAGGAGGCGAGCCTGTTTGCCCACCTGTCGGTCCAAGACAATCTTCGCTTTGGCCTGAAACGCATCGCCGCCGCTGGCCGCCGTTTGCAGCAACAACAGGCGGTCGCGCTGCTCGGCCTCGAAGACCTGCTGCAACGCATGCCGCAGCACCTGTCCGGCGGCGAACGCCAGCGCGTGGGCATCGCTCGCGCATTACTGACCAGCCCGCGGATACTCCTGCTCGACGAGCCGCTGAGTGCGCTGGACGCTCCGCGCAAGGCCGACATCCTGCCGTACCTGGAGCGTCTGCACGGCGAGCTGGATATCCCCATCCTGTACGTCAGTCACGCGCTGGATGAGGTCATACGCTTGGCTGATCATCTGGTTCTGCTCGACAGCGGCCGGGCACTGGCCAGTGGCCCGCTGCAGGCAATGCTACCGCGCCTCGATCTGCCGCTGGCGCAGGGCGATGACGCCAGCGTGGTGATCGACGGCACGGCCGCCGAGTATGACCGCGACTATCAGCTGCTCAGTCTGCGGCTGCCACACAGCGACCTGCGCCTGCGTGTTGCACATCAGCCAATCGCGTACGGTCAGCCACTGCGGTTACGGGTACAGGCGCGCGATGTCAGCCTGAGTTTGCAACAGCCACAGCACAGCAGCATTCTCAACCTGCTGCCGGTACGCGTAATGGCGGTGGCCGCCGCCGACAACCCGGCCCATCTGCTGGTACAACTGGATATGCAGGGCAGCGCGCTGCTGGCGCGGATTACCCGCTACTCCAGCGATCAACTCGGGTTGCAACCAGGACAGGCGCTGTGGGCGCAGATCAAAGCAGTGGCGTTGCTGGGCTAG
- the modB gene encoding molybdate ABC transporter permease subunit produces the protein MPLSAADLAAIWLTLQLASLTTALLLLLGTPLAWWLARTRSWLKRPVGALVAMPLVLPPTVIGFYLLVAMGPQGPVGALTQSLGLGTLAFTFSGLVVGSLFYSLPFVVQPIQNAFEAMGERPLEVAATLRAGPFDRFVHVALPLARPGLITASVLGFAHTIGEFGVVLMIGGNIPDQTRVVSVQIFNHVEAMEYVQAHWLAAGMLVFSFAILLTLQSRGRSRMLN, from the coding sequence ATGCCGCTATCTGCCGCCGACCTTGCCGCCATCTGGCTGACCCTGCAACTGGCCAGCCTGACCACCGCCCTACTGCTGTTGCTCGGCACGCCGCTGGCCTGGTGGCTGGCCCGCACCCGCAGCTGGCTGAAAAGGCCGGTCGGTGCCCTGGTGGCCATGCCGCTGGTACTGCCGCCGACGGTGATCGGCTTCTACCTGCTGGTTGCCATGGGCCCGCAGGGCCCGGTCGGAGCGCTGACCCAGAGTCTGGGCCTGGGCACCCTGGCGTTTACCTTCAGCGGGCTGGTGGTCGGTTCGCTGTTCTATTCCCTGCCGTTCGTGGTGCAGCCAATCCAGAACGCCTTTGAGGCCATGGGCGAGCGGCCGCTGGAGGTCGCCGCCACACTGCGCGCTGGTCCGTTTGACCGCTTCGTGCATGTCGCCCTGCCGCTCGCCCGCCCCGGCCTGATCACCGCTAGCGTACTGGGCTTTGCCCACACGATCGGCGAATTTGGCGTGGTTTTGATGATTGGCGGCAACATTCCCGATCAGACCCGCGTGGTCTCCGTGCAGATATTCAACCACGTCGAGGCCATGGAATACGTGCAGGCACACTGGCTGGCTGCCGGCATGCTGGTGTTTTCTTTCGCCATCCTGCTCACCCTGCAAAGTCGCGGGCGCAGCCGCATGCTCAACTGA
- the modA gene encoding molybdate ABC transporter substrate-binding protein — translation MRPSLVALVLSLLLPAASAQADQVTVAVAANFSAPMQAIAEAFTQDTGHQLTPAFGSTGQLYAQISHGAPFDLFLAADDSTPAKLEAEGRTVAGSRFTYATGALALWSAQADLVDAKGAVLHSDCFRHLAMANPKTAPYGLAALQVMQGLQLADGLAPKLVEGQSIGQTYQFVASGNAELGFVALSQIYRDGQLSSGSAWQVPAALHDPIRQDAVMLQRGADNPAAVALLRYLQGDRAAAIIRSFGYQL, via the coding sequence ATGCGCCCATCGCTCGTTGCCCTTGTGCTTAGCCTGCTGCTGCCTGCCGCGAGCGCTCAGGCAGATCAGGTAACAGTGGCCGTCGCCGCCAACTTTAGCGCACCTATGCAAGCTATAGCCGAGGCTTTCACGCAGGATACCGGGCACCAGCTCACACCCGCCTTCGGCTCGACCGGCCAGTTGTACGCGCAGATCAGTCATGGCGCGCCTTTCGACCTGTTCCTTGCCGCCGATGACAGCACGCCGGCCAAGCTGGAGGCCGAGGGTCGTACGGTCGCTGGCTCGCGCTTTACCTACGCCACTGGCGCGCTGGCGCTGTGGTCCGCGCAAGCGGATCTGGTCGATGCCAAGGGCGCGGTGCTGCACAGCGACTGCTTCCGGCACCTGGCCATGGCCAATCCGAAAACCGCCCCCTATGGCCTGGCTGCCTTGCAGGTCATGCAGGGCCTGCAGTTGGCCGATGGCCTGGCGCCGAAGCTGGTGGAGGGGCAGAGCATCGGCCAGACCTACCAGTTTGTCGCCAGCGGCAACGCCGAGCTGGGCTTTGTCGCGCTGTCGCAGATTTACCGCGACGGCCAGTTGAGCAGCGGTTCCGCCTGGCAAGTACCCGCAGCGCTGCACGATCCGATTCGCCAGGATGCCGTAATGCTGCAGCGCGGCGCCGACAACCCAGCGGCGGTTGCACTGCTGAGATATCTGCAGGGCGACCGTGCGGCCGCCATCATCCGCTCCTTCGGCTATCAGCTCTAG
- a CDS encoding TOBE domain-containing protein, which translates to MKLEGQLWFAHEGRNLAGQGRIELLQQIAQTGSISQAAKAVGMSYKTAWDAVDAMNKATGSPLVERSVGGKGGGGTRLTAQGAELVAAFQRYQQEHQTFLQRLSEDSSLQPYLQVMNRLRLRTSARNQLYARVVRLEAQDMNDRITLQLDGGQQLLALITHASTERLGLSQGAEVFALIKAPWVRIAQAHDSENRLEGTVMQAQHSGNSAELQVQLADGPLLVASLSQGQPLPKMGESISLWVEPEQIILCAV; encoded by the coding sequence ATGAAACTCGAAGGACAGCTCTGGTTCGCCCATGAGGGCCGGAATCTGGCAGGGCAGGGGCGTATTGAGCTACTGCAACAGATAGCGCAAACCGGCTCAATCAGCCAGGCCGCCAAGGCCGTCGGCATGAGCTATAAAACCGCCTGGGACGCGGTCGATGCGATGAACAAGGCTACCGGCTCGCCGTTGGTCGAGCGCTCCGTGGGTGGCAAGGGCGGTGGCGGTACGCGGCTGACGGCGCAGGGTGCAGAGCTGGTGGCGGCATTTCAGCGCTATCAGCAGGAGCACCAGACGTTTTTGCAGCGCCTGAGCGAAGACAGCAGCTTGCAACCCTATTTGCAGGTAATGAACCGTCTGCGCCTGCGCACCAGCGCGCGCAATCAACTGTACGCGCGGGTAGTCCGACTTGAAGCGCAGGATATGAACGACCGCATCACCCTGCAGCTCGATGGCGGCCAGCAATTGCTGGCGCTGATCACCCACGCCAGCACCGAGCGACTGGGCCTCAGCCAAGGCGCCGAAGTCTTTGCGCTGATCAAGGCGCCTTGGGTGCGTATCGCGCAAGCGCATGACAGCGAGAACCGGCTTGAAGGCACAGTTATGCAAGCGCAGCACAGCGGCAACAGCGCGGAGCTACAGGTGCAGCTAGCGGATGGGCCGCTGTTGGTCGCTTCGCTGAGCCAGGGCCAGCCGTTGCCGAAAATGGGTGAGTCAATCAGCCTGTGGGTTGAGCCAGAGCAGATTATTCTCTGTGCGGTATGA